From a region of the Mobula hypostoma chromosome 6, sMobHyp1.1, whole genome shotgun sequence genome:
- the LOC134348341 gene encoding eukaryotic translation initiation factor 3 subunit A-like, whose product MTPKGLFPCCLTPKGLFRCSLTPKDLFPCCMTPKSLFPCCMTPKSLFPCCLTAKGLFRCSLTPKGLFPCCMTPKGLFRSCLIPKGLFPCCLTPRTCFHDPKRPVSMLFDSKGPLSMLYNPTGPVSMLFDPKGPVSILLDPKGSVSKLFDSKGPVSVLFDPKGPVSVLYDPKGPVSMLFDPKGPVSILLDPKGSVSKLFDPKGPVSVLFDPKGPVSVLYDPKGPVSMLFDPKGPVSMLLDSKGPVSMLFDSKGPVSILFDPKGPVSMLFNAKGPDSKLFGSKWPVSMFYDPTGPVSMLFDSKWHVSMLLDPKGPVSMLFDPKGLFP is encoded by the coding sequence atgaccccaaagggcctgtttccatgttgtttgaccccaaagggcctgtttcgatGCTCTTTGactccaaaggacctgtttccatgttgcatgaccccaaagagcctgtttccatgttgcatgaccccaaagagcctgtttccatgctgtttgactGCAAAGGGCCTGTTTAGATGCTCTTTgaccccaaagggcctgtttccatgttgtatgacccCAAAGGGCTTGTTTCGAAGCTGTTTGATCCCAAAGGGGCTGTTTCCGTGTTGTTTGACcccaaggacctgtttccatgaccccaaaaggcctgtttccatgttgtttgaCTCCAAAGGTCCTCTTTCCATGTTGTATAACCCcacagggcctgtttccatgttgtttgaccccaaagggcctgtttccatactgttggaccccaaagggtctgtttctaagCTGTTTGActctaaagggcctgtttccgtgttgtttgaccccaaagggcctgtttccgtgttgtatgaccccaaagggcctgtttccatgttgtttgaccccaaagggcctgtttccatactgttggaccccaaagggtctgtttctaagCTGTTTgaccccaaagggcctgtttccgtgttgtttgaccccaaagggcctgtttccgtgttgtatgaccccaaagggcctgtttccatgttgtttgaccccaaagggcctgtttcgatGCTCTTGGactccaaaggacctgtttccatgttgtttgattccaaagggcctgtttccatattgtttgaccccaaagggcctgtttcaatgctgtttAACGCTAAAGGGCCTGATTCCAAGTTGTTTGGctccaaatggcctgtttccatgttctatgacCCCACAGGGCCCgtttccatgctgtttgactCCAAATGGCATGTTTCCATGTTGCTTGAccccaaaggtcctgtttccatgttgtttgaccccaagggcctgtttccatga